A segment of the Amblyomma americanum isolate KBUSLIRL-KWMA chromosome 6, ASM5285725v1, whole genome shotgun sequence genome:
tgataccgctgcctccgtttccagaacgccaaacgggccctcaattctaactcgtgcgatcggcaagcatgcgctattctcttcggccacctgcctaatccctgcacattccccagtaaaatcagctgcgttcacgtacgtggggcggattacgtccatggtggccgcggagtcccacagaacccggcacggttttccattaacctgcatgtctttcaggtatggctctagcaggcgcatgttctcatcgcccgcatccaccaaggagagaacgatttcctgcttcctgcaagcgtgggcgaagtgaccgggctcgtgacaacggaaacacactggtttctttctggcttcaaaagccttatccctctctttttcggtcgccccctttgtgtggttgcttgattctgctttgtggccctcgttccactcccagttgcggcttgctgcccctcctgtctggatccgtgggaattttttttttctactttggggctcacgggggcacgcgcaccctctgctacgcgcttggcatggaactcttcggccagctctgctgcactttctagggttttatttcccggcctgtcctgcacccacacgcgcatttcttccctcaaagagccgAAAAACTGgtccaggcagatcacctctattactttatcgtgagttccgtaagcctgttctccctttagccattccttcaggtctgccttaaggttatacgcaaaatccggaaatgactggttaggctgttttctggcttccctgaagcggcgccgaaaggcctctgcggacaggcgatactttttaaggagtgctgcctttactttagtatagtctgctgcctcttcttttgccagacgagcgaatacttgggccgcctcacatggaagaatggtcagaagtttctgcggccaaaactctgtcgggaactcgcaactttcacatgcccgctcaaagttcacgagaaagagccctatgtcctctccaagtttgtacggttgcaagaggtcctttatttttatttttgatgctgcctggcttgccactgtgttcggcacctctagcctagtgcgttctgccagtgcagcctgagctatctgtagatcgagccgttttttctcgatctctctttcatgctcttcgcgcttcctttcgtgctctctttcctgctcttcgcgctttctttcgtgctccctttcctgatcttcgcgcttcctttcgtgctccctttcctgctcttcgcgcttccttttttcttcatcctctcgcttcttttgttcatcctctcgcttcctTTGTTCATCCtgtcgcttcttttgttccctttccttctccaacttctccttaattagctcccattattctactatctcctcctcgtccgcaccgaaatcctcaattgccctaatcaatccaggttttctacggatcgacccacaatcaatgcccaattctccgcatacgagaactaggtctggtttgcgcagcttcttccagtccatgacaatttaagcaacggcaagtctctactcacgtggtcagaggagccccggctgcctcttataccaaccttcgattacctaggctaacaattttccaaagttgtaaaacctggcaatgctccaagagaaagaccgcgcacttaccataccagagtcaggaccaggcgcagaccatcccaccgctgccaaccagttgatatgcttgggtatcgggaccgaggtcttcaccgcatgacgatgaactctgcagacgacggagggaagccttcaggagggttggtaaacttgaaggtttatttacatatttacaagagaagcagggacaCCAAAAGtgagagatgaagtgccgtgaaaccagccaaatcgcggcttaaatacagtggatattccctaggcacctagctagggaaaccggtggcggatcaagcgtccaatgggcagacacactcttcatagtctcttccctaaccccgtgaccgctccgccctcacaaacacgtgcacaggcgataaggaatcctggcgccttgaggtcctggaatgctgtttccgacgggttgaccaggtgcataaggtcgttggctttgcaggcggtgatcccctccgtgggaaagatgcgtcctgacggccccgtgattccagagggtaagatgaatcagccttgtccgcccccgctttgtctggccgcgcaggtgcaagcgagcgagtcgggtccggcgcctttgttcgggtctttctgccggtccacgtgagggtgcagttcgggagaaatgccgcatcccatactccggacgaagggatgagaggcctttcgtcacagctcaccgtcgtcaggagccgttcctaatcctcttctcaggacgacagcacctttggtcaaacataaatcgatggcgcctgccgggctcgtctgttcccgctgtcggggcctccgatcacaaaaGTACGCATCAGGCAGCGAAAAATGCCTACTGCCATATGACTCGGCCCACTCAAAAGGTGATCAAGCGAAACATGACCATGTCTTGTTTCGAGCAGGCCATAAAAATGTCCTGCAGCCACAAGATGCGAAGTAGTCTGAACAACCAGGCAGCAAGACTGGAAAAAGCCGGTTACCCGAAAGCACTAGCTCTGCTTGCATCAGTAGCAGAAAAAGTGCGTAAAAGATTTCTGAAAGCAACGGACCGAGGCAAAAAGCAAGAAATCAAAAGGCCTGTGGTTCTACCGTACATTCATGCACTTTCTcacaatttgaaaaaagttgccgaaaggcatgaagtgcaagaagttttttccgcaccaagaaaactaaaaggaatgTGCGCGAAGGTTAATGAAGAAACCAGTCCTGGAGAAGAGGAGtcttgtggcgtcaggcacacaaacaggttcgtcgagtgctgtgaaggagtggtttacaagataccgctatcttgcggccgagcatatgtgggccagacgggcatatgtttaaatgaaagactcagAGAGCATAACCGCAACTGCCGGCAGATTAACTCACCTGGAAATCTGGCGGCACAATGCGCCAGATGCGATAGCTGCAAACCCCACTTCCAGCAGACTACGGTTCTGCTGaaatccagagataagacaaccagggagctgtgggaagcctactgcttggaatcaggaaaagaagggacgtgttagtgacccttcagttttgCTTACCGAACAGGAAAAGCAATTCTCGGACAAGAGATACCAAGCATAAAGCGATCTGCTGGGACAAAGTCTTTCTGATGCTTGACGATATGATAGCAAAGTTGCTGGTTCAAATGTGTTATTTATGTTTCGACATGTTAAGCTTATATATGTGTGCACACCGCAATAAaccccagttgatagtttgcgcaccagtgtttgtgtcgtccctggGCTTTCCCACGTCAGTATAGAAGCGCAATTGTGTTTGACCAAGTGATAATTGACTGCGGCACGCTGTTTAAGCGGTAATAACTCGGGGCTGCCCGTCGCGGAGGGATGTGGGTGTCGTCGCCGATCAGCAGGCTCTCTCCCTTGTTCTAGCCACTAGGGCACTAGGACAACTCTAGAATGCAGTGGCAAATCTCACTCAGAAGAGGCGCTCCAGGCATTAGCATCTAGCGACTCTCACGACGTCGCAGTAAATCAGCTTAGTCCGCGGTTAATCGCTTTGCACTAGCTATACCTCCTGCGgtgtcacgctagcaggtgcaGGAGGAGTAATCGTGACATCATGgctttttgtggggggggggggggggcatttaccgctgcgttcttgagttgtatccgaggGTAGTTTATCTTGGGCGCTCGCAAAGGCGACGCGCCGCAGTCAACGTTTTTTGCTAATGGACAGGGTGCGAATTTGGCTTTTCCCAGTAGCAGATACTGCTCTGGTAGTGTAAgggaaaaaatggctgcggttgactactgctgaacctggttaggcagcgaaagctgtggtgtatcgggcaagtggACGCGGctcggcgtctgtaacgttgagtgcgttccccacactggataggcagcgcgcccaccctggcaggtggcagttaatggttgatcgcgggaGGTTGTCACCCTATGAACGCTGCGGTCTATTGCTGCGGTGCCGCGTGTctgtcacaacgttgtcagcgctataatgcatgcagcccacatctctctctctcaccaccgtcacgtacctcaaagcgcgattgaggcgtccactctcccagggagccagttatgcgcacttcctttccacaaaatcatgCCGTCTAGAACGTTTGTGAGcgtcaatgaacacaatgaacgccgactgcTTATGGAAACAGAGgcaagcgctcggtttcggcggcggctgagGGACGTCATAGCtttcacgtggtttctcctcggttcaaggtcataCTCGCGCATTCGGCGAACGAggagagtagtaaagctttcgctttgaaaggtGGCTGCTTCATCATTATTAGCTATCAGTGCCACCTCGACGGCGCACACGGCCAACACCAACTAGACACATGAATCATGCCGCAGGACACAGCATACGAAGTTGTCAGGTGCACGAAGGAATGGCCGCTAAGTCGAAGTTACCCCCCCAAACAACGCTGGCAAATCCGCCAGGGAAACCTTTCTACTCCACTGGGGAGACTGACGTCACCGTTTTGCCGGCCCCTGGCGTAGCGTTTTCGTCACGTGATATCCCTTATGAAATTTTTttgagtctatagactgtcagtagacttatgtctataaagtctaaaGACTTTATATACAAACTCTAGataactgtctatagacaatacaaatcctatagacagtctatagataatctatagatttcTCGCCATACAATTTTACTAGACTGATatcaatagacagtctatcgaatatgaatagacaaaaataaatatctataggaagacaatagagtctataagaagtctacagaccatttttgtaagggatacgCTGGCCGTTACCGGCAAACGAAGTCTCCTCCGTGTGAATAACCTGTTACCGATTTAATTTTGCCGAGCCTTGCGCATTTTAGTAAGCGTTGGCATTGCAGCATTCATTGGTTAGTTTAGGTGGCACCGACATGTCTTTTTCAGGTGGACTTGGAGCGTCAGTGAAGTGTTATTTTGCGAAACTTCATGCTTGCATTATGAAAGTGCAGGTTCTTGTAGGCCTCCCGCGTAATTCGTGTGGTTGACGTGCTGATAACATccattttacctttttttttgcagtcctGACGGTTCTGAATGGTTACCTACGACAGCAACTCGAATCTGCAGCGATCATTTTGTAGGAAACTGCCGAAGCGAAATAAGCTCTCATCCATCGTACATTCCAACCATTTTTCCGCCTGTGTACAGGAAAAAGGCAGCTAATCAAAACAGGGAAGGAAGGTAAGCATTGCTGTTCACATCACTTGGCGCGAACATAGTACTAGTGGAGAAAACTGCTAGCGAGGCATACCAAATGATAGCAGCAGCATACATGTGTACACTCCTAAACTGCATGCAAGCGCACCTTTTGGCGAAGGGagggaggaaaaactttattacaCCGAATGTGCTTAGGGCACGTAAGCCCTTGGACCcctgcacgaccccactgcactcagacGTTCATGAGTGCATGATGGTCCAAGACGTCGGCGGCCCGGTCTTTCGCGATCTTCTGCGTGTCCGGGTCAGCGAAGCGTGACAAGGTCTCCCATTCCTCCAAGCAGGTTAGGTGTTCTAGGCACCGCGGGGGAGGATCAGCCGGGCACTGGTCGAGGGGGTGGGTGAGGGTGGCGAGTTGGTGGGTGCAGAAGGAACAGGTGGGGCTATAGGCTCCCGGGTGGATATGGGATAGCATATATCCGAAAGACTCTCCCTACTGTCCGCACGATGTTCTTTGTTGCTCTTACATGCACATGCGAAATCGCGTTCGAACTTTTGAACACACTTGTCCAGTGTAAATcagctgctgctttgctttttttaatTCAGGAGGACAACAGGCTTGACTGGGAAAGCTATACAGGCTGCAGATTGCGCAAATGAAGCGTTCCAAATAGGCGATGCAATGCAGCTGCTGagatatgctgctgctgctgctgctgctgcagagctACCCAAAAAACAAAGGAAACTTCAAGTGCCACCGACTGCTGCTAGCCACTTAGATGAGGTATTTCATCTGGTCCACAGAAATAGCACATTTCCATATCTTCCATATGAGGcaactgtgaatttttttttttcatacctggAGGCTGAGCTAAAACGCGAGGAAATGTTTAGATAAGGGGACATATTGATGTCAAGCCCGCTTTAGCAGAAAAGTATCTATTTCCATCAAATTCTTTTCCGCTCTTAAGGCGCATGGCATTAGAGAGAGAGGAGTGGAATAAATGGGTAAGGATGTGAGCGCAGTTAATGCAGAATGGATGGATATGTGTTCGAGAAGGCTTATTTGAATGCACTTGTGCCGTTATGGGAAGCGACATAGGTTTGCAGGTGTACTTGATTCAATCAGCGCTTAACTATGGACAAAAATAGTTACCGAAGCACGCGTTGGGGCTGTTCGTAGTAATGATAGCCTTATTGGCAGCGACATGGGAATGTTAACTCGTTGCGCAATGAAATTGAGCGTTGGATATCAGCTTAGTATAACACATCTTTGGATCCACTAGTGATTTCTCCAGGCTTATTTTTTGCTATTTTTGTCTTGCACACAAATATTACTATTCCGGGCATTGCGAGTACCCTCATATGCAGCGGTTTTGCGTTGCTTATTAGTAGTTACTGCGCACATGCTAACTTATACGCGTGTTTATACAATTTCAGGCATGCCAGACAGAGTCTTTGCCTTCAGGGGATCTTGCTGTGTTTTTCTCAGCAACAAACTGGGCGGAAGCGACCACTCAGGTTTCTCACGCAGACCAAAGCAATCAGGTGCGCCAGCTGTAGCGTTTGTGTTTTTGATCAACTATTTTCATTCAGAGCATGTTTAAAAATTTGTGGTTGTCACTTACTTGCTCAAACATGCGTGTCGCAAAAAAGAACATTTCTACGATAGACGTGCTGTCTCGGTAATTCAACTGAAGTTTTGTGGCATTTGATTATTGATAGGCTGCTGTATTCAATTCAATGTGTTATTATTTATACGTCTCTTCACAAGGACACTATGACGAATGAAAACTGGGAAAGCATCTACGGATTCCAAGGATCTGACTATCCGCAAGGAACTGAAAGTGTGGACGGCACGTGGAGTCACGTTGTCTACATTCAGCCTTCTATTAAAACTTCTGCCTCTTGTGGTGTGCAGGAGCAATGAAATGACGGAATATCATTGCTTTTGACCTAACTTGGCCTTGGAACTACATGTTCAGCACGACCAGAAATTTTTAGTGTGAGGGCTATAATTGCCTGAAAAACTCACTGGAATATGGGGGGCCCGGCAGGAGTACATACTTGCCATGGATTGCTGCGTTTAGGCACTGCCCTACGTGCTGATTTGTACCTCCACAGGTACGACTGCAAAGACAGCGTCTGACCCTGACTTCCAACATATAGCAGCCGGTTATTATATTATGGCTCTCGAATTACATTAGAGCTGTTCGACTCTTAAAAGAGACTTGTTCAATTCGCTTGAAATAAAAATTGTAGCCTTTATGTCTATGGTACCTGCAGACCGCCGCATTCATTATGGCTTTACGC
Coding sequences within it:
- the LOC144094800 gene encoding THAP domain-containing protein 11-like isoform X2, which encodes MSEAQPRALKRRGDRYCCVVDCHNSKANTKDREPPVKFYRFPGRWYEKERRQAWTAAVRRVNPDGSEWLPTTATRICSDHFVGNCRSEISSHPSYIPTIFPPVYRKKAANQNREGRHARQSLCLQGILLCFSQQQTGRKRPLRFLTQTKAIRTL
- the LOC144094800 gene encoding uncharacterized protein LOC144094800 isoform X1; amino-acid sequence: MSEAQPRALKRRGDRYCCVVDCHNSKANTKDREPPVKFYRFPGRWYEKERRQAWTAAVRRVNPDGSEWLPTTATRICSDHFVGNCRSEISSHPSYIPTIFPPVYRKKAANQNREGRRTTGLTGKAIQAADCANEAFQIGDAMQLLRYAAAAAAAAELPKKQRKLQVPPTAASHLDEACQTESLPSGDLAVFFSATNWAEATTQVSHADQSNQDTMTNENWESIYGFQGSDYPQGTESVDGTWSHVVYIQPSIKTSASCGVQEQ